The stretch of DNA acacaggcagagggagaagcaggctcctgcttctTAGGAGTAAGCAGAAGAAgcacaatgcaggacttgatcccaggaccccggggtcatgacctgagccaaaggcagatgctcaagcactgagctacccaggtgccccaaatattaCTGTTATTAATAATATGGTTGCCCTTAATCCTAGTAGTAATTCTTATTCATAGTGACAATGTTATGAATTCCTATGATTAATATACTGTGAATTATTTCTACGTAGGAATCCTAAAAGTGATCCATCCAATGATCATTAACATTCTGAGATCATGAAAATCTAAGGAGATTCTGTGTTCAGctccttatttcatttttcttctaatctGTTAACAGGACAGACTTATTACAGCTTGAAGGAGCCAACCATGGATTTCAAGCGTGTGAAGGACTATTTCTCCTGGCTCTACTATCAATACCAAATCATCAGCTGCTGTGCCGTGTTGGAGCCCTGGGAACAATCCATGTTCAATACCATCTTACTAACTATTTTCGCTATGGT from Vulpes vulpes isolate BD-2025 chromosome 3, VulVul3, whole genome shotgun sequence encodes:
- the SPTSSB gene encoding serine palmitoyltransferase small subunit B, whose translation is MDFKRVKDYFSWLYYQYQIISCCAVLEPWEQSMFNTILLTIFAMVVYTAYVFIPIHIRLAWEFFSKMCGYHSTISN